The following coding sequences lie in one Cyanobacterium sp. Dongsha4 genomic window:
- a CDS encoding NAD(P)H-quinone oxidoreductase subunit F has translation MINFLIQHIWFIPLYGLLGAIFSLPWALGFIRKTGPRPAAYLNILMTLLSFFHGSIIFFNIGNFPSQSVVFPWFSIAELDLSLAIEISPVSSGALELVTIISLLAQIFAMGYMEKDWSLARFFGLMGFFEAALGGIAISDSLLLSYGLLELLTLSTYLLVGFWYAQPLVVTAARDAFLTKRVGDILLLMGIVALSSDGAGLSFSQLKEWAENPSVSGLTATLIGLALIAGPTGKCAQFPLNLWLDEGMEGPNPASIMRNSIVVSAGAYVLIKLEPVFTLSPVASHTLVVIGAISAIGGSLIALAQIDLKRTFSHSTSAYLGLVFIAVGLGHVDIAFLILFCHGVAKALLFMSAGSIILTTSCQNITEMGGIWSKMPSTTLAYMTGSAGIIALLPSGMLITFHRWFNGSLEVSWWLLGILLLVNLINALNFTRVFRTVFLGKTQPKTRRAPEIPWQLAIPMVSLTIITLLAPILPFDYSLWLSPNAPILNNTAMVVSYALPLIIASGLLGCVIGFLIPLRKGFYRPVEKSVRVIQDLLAYDFYLDKIYQFTVVAFVSNLAKFTTWCDRYIIDGVVNLISLVTIFGGNTLKYNTSGQSQFYILTIIVGVVLLMWSILSGQWNNILNYWGSF, from the coding sequence ATGATTAATTTTCTGATTCAGCATATATGGTTTATCCCCTTATATGGATTGTTAGGGGCTATTTTTAGTCTGCCTTGGGCATTAGGATTTATTCGCAAAACAGGACCTCGCCCGGCGGCCTATCTGAATATATTAATGACCTTACTATCATTTTTTCATGGCAGTATCATCTTTTTTAATATTGGTAATTTTCCCTCTCAAAGTGTTGTTTTTCCTTGGTTTAGTATTGCTGAATTAGATTTGTCTTTAGCCATCGAAATTTCTCCTGTCAGTAGTGGTGCATTAGAGTTAGTTACCATTATTAGTTTACTGGCGCAAATATTTGCCATGGGCTATATGGAGAAAGATTGGTCATTAGCTCGATTTTTTGGTTTAATGGGCTTTTTTGAAGCGGCTTTAGGGGGTATTGCCATCAGTGACTCCCTTTTACTCAGTTATGGTTTGTTAGAGTTGTTAACCCTTTCTACTTATCTATTAGTGGGTTTCTGGTATGCACAACCCCTTGTTGTTACGGCGGCTAGAGATGCCTTTCTTACCAAAAGAGTTGGGGATATTCTGTTGTTAATGGGTATTGTTGCTTTATCTAGTGATGGAGCGGGATTAAGTTTTTCTCAGTTGAAAGAATGGGCCGAAAATCCCTCTGTTAGTGGTTTGACAGCGACTTTAATTGGTTTAGCCTTAATTGCAGGCCCCACAGGCAAATGCGCTCAATTCCCTTTAAATCTCTGGTTAGATGAGGGGATGGAAGGTCCTAATCCAGCTAGTATTATGAGAAATTCGATCGTAGTTTCGGCTGGAGCTTATGTATTAATTAAATTAGAGCCAGTATTCACTCTTTCTCCTGTGGCTTCTCACACTTTGGTGGTAATTGGGGCGATTTCTGCCATTGGAGGTTCATTAATTGCTTTAGCACAAATAGATCTTAAAAGGACTTTTTCCCATTCTACCAGTGCTTATCTAGGTTTAGTCTTTATTGCGGTGGGATTGGGTCATGTGGATATTGCCTTTTTGATTTTATTCTGTCATGGGGTTGCCAAGGCTTTATTATTCATGAGTGCAGGTTCAATTATTCTGACTACCAGTTGCCAAAATATTACGGAAATGGGGGGAATTTGGTCTAAAATGCCCAGTACAACCCTTGCTTATATGACAGGCAGTGCAGGAATTATTGCTTTATTACCTTCAGGAATGTTAATTACTTTCCATCGCTGGTTTAATGGTAGTTTAGAGGTTTCTTGGTGGTTATTAGGTATTCTTTTGTTAGTTAATTTGATTAATGCCCTTAACTTTACCCGTGTGTTTCGGACTGTTTTCTTGGGCAAAACTCAACCTAAAACCCGTCGAGCTCCTGAAATTCCTTGGCAGTTAGCAATTCCAATGGTTTCTCTCACCATTATTACTTTACTTGCTCCAATTCTACCTTTTGATTATTCTCTCTGGTTAAGTCCTAATGCTCCTATTTTAAACAATACTGCTATGGTGGTTAGTTATGCCTTACCTTTAATTATCGCCTCTGGTTTGTTGGGTTGTGTTATCGGCTTTTTAATTCCCCTCAGAAAAGGTTTTTATCGCCCTGTGGAAAAATCCGTGCGAGTCATTCAAGATTTACTTGCCTATGATTTCTATTTAGACAAGATTTATCAATTTACAGTTGTGGCTTTTGTCTCTAATTTAGCTAAGTTTACCACATGGTGCGATCGCTACATTATTGATGGAGTAGTTAACCTGATTAGTTTAGTAACTATTTTCGGAGGCAATACCCTTAAATATAATACTTCTGGTCAATCTCAGTTCTATATCTTAACCATCATTGTAGGAGTGGTATTATTAATGTGGTCTATTCTAAGCGGACAATGGAATAATATTCTTAACTATTGGGGATCATTTTAA
- a CDS encoding NADH-quinone oxidoreductase subunit M — translation MLSSLIWLPIFGAIIICFLPSFKNTLIYRNIALNIAIATLIINIIIGINFDINLFDSQFTESISWLNWLGLGYDLGVDGLSLPLISLNSLLTLIAIYISPKDIQRPRFYYGMILLLTGGVAGAFLAENLLLFFLFYEVEIVPLYFLIAVWGGAKRGYAAMKFLLYTALSGFLVLISFLGLVWFSGEPTFAFEPLKSHGLPVATQILLLIPLLIGLFIKIPIFPFHTWLPDAHVEASTPVSVLLAGVLLKLGTYGLLRFGVGFFLEGWLVIAPYLAFLAGISALYGAMCAIAQKDMKKVVAYSSIAHMAYVLLAASATTRLSLQASILQMVSHGLISAMLFILVGIVYKKTGSRDVDYLRGLLNPERGLPVTGSLMILAVMASCGIPGMVGFISEFLVFRGSFPIFPIPTLLCLIGTGLTAVYFLLMVNKVFFGRLTPELSNLPRVLWTERIPALILAVLIILFGLQPHFISRWSETQASLIFYGGEENASFVMSNRHTFSHNL, via the coding sequence ATGCTTAGTTCCTTAATATGGTTGCCTATTTTTGGGGCAATAATTATTTGTTTTTTACCTAGCTTTAAAAATACTCTTATTTATCGTAATATTGCTTTAAATATTGCGATCGCAACTCTGATTATTAATATCATCATTGGGATTAATTTTGACATTAACTTATTTGATAGTCAGTTTACTGAAAGTATTTCTTGGCTAAATTGGCTCGGTTTGGGCTATGATTTGGGAGTTGATGGTTTATCTTTACCCCTTATTTCTCTCAACAGTTTATTAACTTTAATTGCTATTTATATCTCTCCTAAAGATATTCAAAGACCTCGTTTCTATTATGGAATGATTTTACTTTTAACAGGAGGAGTTGCCGGGGCATTTTTAGCAGAAAATTTATTGTTATTTTTCCTCTTTTATGAAGTAGAAATTGTACCTTTATATTTTCTCATTGCGGTTTGGGGGGGAGCAAAAAGAGGTTATGCGGCAATGAAGTTTTTACTTTATACTGCTTTATCTGGATTCCTCGTCTTAATTTCTTTTTTAGGTTTAGTTTGGTTTAGTGGAGAGCCAACCTTTGCTTTTGAGCCTTTAAAATCTCATGGTTTACCTGTGGCTACTCAAATTTTACTCTTAATTCCTCTCTTAATTGGCTTATTCATCAAAATCCCCATTTTTCCCTTTCATACTTGGCTTCCTGATGCTCACGTTGAAGCTAGTACACCTGTCTCAGTTTTATTAGCAGGGGTGTTATTAAAACTAGGCACTTACGGCTTATTACGTTTCGGGGTGGGTTTCTTCCTTGAAGGTTGGTTGGTGATTGCCCCTTACTTAGCTTTCTTGGCGGGAATTAGTGCTTTATATGGTGCTATGTGTGCGATCGCGCAAAAGGATATGAAAAAAGTAGTAGCCTACTCATCCATTGCCCACATGGCTTATGTTTTACTTGCCGCTTCTGCCACCACTAGATTAAGTTTACAAGCATCTATTTTACAAATGGTGAGTCATGGTTTAATCAGTGCCATGTTATTTATTTTGGTGGGTATTGTCTATAAAAAAACAGGTAGCCGTGATGTGGATTATTTAAGGGGCTTACTCAATCCCGAAAGAGGTTTACCTGTCACTGGTAGTTTAATGATATTAGCAGTCATGGCTAGTTGCGGTATTCCGGGCATGGTTGGCTTTATTTCTGAATTTTTGGTATTCAGAGGTAGCTTCCCTATTTTCCCCATTCCTACATTACTCTGTCTCATTGGTACAGGTTTGACGGCAGTTTATTTCTTATTAATGGTGAATAAAGTCTTTTTTGGACGCTTAACCCCCGAATTAAGCAATTTACCTAGAGTTTTATGGACTGAGAGAATTCCTGCTCTGATTTTAGCGGTTTTAATCATTCTTTTTGGTTTACAACCCCATTTTATTAGCCGTTGGAGTGAAACCCAAGCCTCCCTCATTTTCTATGGTGGAGAAGAAAATGCTTCTTTTGTGATGAGTAATCGTCACACTTTTAGTCATAATTTATAA
- a CDS encoding folylpolyglutamate synthase/dihydrofolate synthase family protein has translation MGNQIEDLLQPFQRFGINLGLKRIKNLLALLDNPQEKVPIIHVAGTNGKGSVCAYLSSILTASGYKTGRYTSPHLVNWTERICLNEKPIEEDILITILEKIRSVINPNDPECPTQFEVITAAAWLFFANSEVDVAVMEVGLGGRLDATNVCDRSLASIITSISREHWQRLGDTLSKIATEKAGVIKEKCPAVVGNLPEEAVEVVKNRAEELNAPTIWVKSAQKLSPNQAEYEGVNYPLALAGDIQLQNSAIAIATIKILQEKGWQIPTSAIEEGMKNTRWRGRIEWVKWQQRDLLIDGAHNVASAKVLRQYVDTLHKPTTWVMGMLNTKDHEGIFKQLLRPEDQLHLVPVPDHSTAEPEELAILAKTIQPQLKQVQTYGDLYTALDSVTNNQETATTSIVLCGSLYLLGYFLGKLR, from the coding sequence ATGGGAAATCAAATTGAGGATTTGTTACAACCTTTTCAAAGATTTGGGATTAATTTGGGATTAAAAAGAATTAAAAATTTATTAGCTTTGCTAGATAATCCTCAAGAAAAAGTGCCTATAATTCATGTAGCTGGAACTAATGGCAAAGGCTCTGTTTGTGCTTATTTATCGTCAATTTTAACCGCTTCAGGATACAAAACAGGACGCTATACTTCTCCTCATTTAGTTAACTGGACGGAAAGAATTTGTCTTAATGAAAAACCCATAGAAGAAGACATTTTAATAACAATTTTAGAAAAAATAAGATCAGTTATTAATCCTAATGATCCTGAATGTCCCACTCAATTTGAAGTTATTACGGCGGCGGCTTGGCTTTTTTTTGCTAATTCAGAGGTTGATGTGGCAGTGATGGAAGTGGGTTTAGGAGGAAGACTTGATGCTACTAATGTATGCGATCGCTCTTTAGCTAGTATTATCACTTCTATCAGTCGAGAACATTGGCAAAGATTGGGGGATACCCTCAGTAAAATTGCCACTGAGAAAGCAGGAGTTATTAAGGAGAAATGCCCTGCAGTGGTGGGAAATCTCCCAGAAGAAGCCGTTGAGGTAGTCAAAAATCGAGCAGAAGAATTAAACGCTCCCACAATTTGGGTAAAATCAGCCCAAAAATTATCCCCTAATCAAGCTGAATATGAAGGGGTTAACTATCCTTTAGCTTTAGCGGGAGATATACAGTTACAAAACTCAGCAATTGCGATCGCAACTATCAAAATATTACAAGAAAAAGGTTGGCAAATCCCTACATCTGCCATAGAAGAAGGCATGAAAAACACCCGTTGGCGAGGAAGAATTGAATGGGTGAAGTGGCAACAACGAGATTTACTAATTGACGGAGCTCATAATGTAGCTTCTGCAAAGGTTTTAAGACAATATGTGGATACCTTGCATAAACCCACTACTTGGGTCATGGGAATGTTAAACACAAAAGACCACGAAGGTATTTTTAAGCAATTATTACGTCCTGAAGATCAACTTCATTTAGTACCCGTACCAGATCATAGCACCGCCGAACCCGAAGAATTAGCAATATTAGCAAAAACCATTCAACCCCAATTAAAACAGGTACAAACTTACGGAGATTTATACACTGCCCTAGATTCTGTTACCAACAATCAGGAAACTGCAACTACATCTATTGTCCTTTGTGGTTCTTTATATTTACTAGGATACTTTCTTGGTAAGTTAAGGTAA
- the groL gene encoding chaperonin GroEL (60 kDa chaperone family; promotes refolding of misfolded polypeptides especially under stressful conditions; forms two stacked rings of heptamers to form a barrel-shaped 14mer; ends can be capped by GroES; misfolded proteins enter the barrel where they are refolded when GroES binds) codes for MAKIVSFKEESRRHLEQGVNALANAVKVTLGPKGRNVLLEKKFGAPEIVKDGVSVAKEIELESPLENTGARLVREVASKTKDIAGDGTTTATVIAQAIIKEGLKNVTAGANPVALRRGIDKAIALLVKEISAMAKPVEGDAIAQVATVSAGNDEEIGQMISTAMDKVTKDGVITVEESKSLATELEVVEGMQIDRGYMSPYFVTDQEKQIVEFENPLVLVTDKKISSIADLVPVLENVARAGKPLFIVAEDIEGEALATLVVNKARGVLNVAAIKAPSFGDRRKAMLQDIAILTGGRLISEEIGLSLDTTNLDDLGKARKITIEKDNTIIVADGENKAEVEKRVAQIRKQLEETDSEYDTEKLQERIAKLAGGVAVIKVGAATETELKERKLRIEDALNATKAAVDEGIVPGGGASLIHLSPKVAELKDSLTIEEEKIGADIVLRAIQAPLAQIANNAGVEGAVVIAKVQESEANIGYNALTGKYEDLIASGIIDPAKVVRTSLQNAASIAGLVLTTEALVVEKPAPEPAMPDMGGMGGGMPGMGGMGMPGMGMM; via the coding sequence ATGGCTAAAATTGTATCTTTTAAAGAAGAGTCCAGAAGACACCTCGAACAAGGAGTTAACGCCCTTGCTAATGCAGTGAAAGTGACTTTAGGACCTAAAGGTAGAAATGTATTATTAGAAAAAAAATTCGGTGCACCTGAAATCGTTAAAGACGGTGTTAGCGTTGCCAAAGAAATCGAATTAGAAAGCCCCTTAGAAAATACTGGCGCTCGTTTAGTGCGCGAAGTTGCTTCTAAAACCAAAGACATTGCAGGAGATGGTACAACCACCGCTACAGTTATCGCTCAAGCAATTATTAAAGAAGGCTTGAAAAATGTTACTGCTGGTGCTAACCCTGTGGCGTTACGTCGTGGTATTGATAAGGCGATCGCACTTTTAGTGAAAGAAATTTCCGCTATGGCTAAACCTGTTGAAGGAGATGCGATCGCTCAAGTTGCTACCGTATCCGCAGGAAATGATGAAGAAATCGGACAAATGATTTCCACCGCCATGGATAAAGTTACCAAAGATGGCGTGATTACCGTAGAAGAATCTAAATCCTTAGCCACCGAATTAGAAGTAGTGGAAGGAATGCAGATTGATAGAGGCTATATGTCTCCTTATTTTGTCACCGATCAAGAAAAACAAATAGTTGAATTTGAAAATCCCCTCGTCTTAGTTACCGATAAAAAAATTAGCTCTATTGCTGATTTAGTTCCCGTATTAGAAAATGTTGCCCGTGCAGGTAAACCCCTTTTCATCGTTGCTGAAGACATTGAAGGAGAAGCCCTTGCTACCCTCGTAGTTAATAAAGCTCGTGGTGTCTTAAACGTGGCCGCCATCAAAGCACCCAGTTTTGGCGATCGCCGTAAAGCCATGTTACAGGATATTGCTATTTTAACTGGCGGACGTTTGATTTCTGAAGAAATTGGCTTGAGCCTTGATACTACCAATTTAGATGATTTAGGTAAAGCTCGTAAAATCACCATCGAGAAAGATAACACCATTATTGTTGCGGATGGAGAAAATAAAGCAGAAGTAGAAAAAAGAGTTGCTCAAATCCGTAAACAACTCGAAGAAACTGATTCTGAGTACGACACCGAAAAATTACAAGAGCGTATCGCTAAATTAGCTGGTGGTGTAGCAGTGATTAAAGTAGGTGCGGCTACTGAAACCGAATTAAAAGAAAGAAAATTACGCATCGAAGACGCTCTCAACGCTACCAAAGCCGCAGTAGATGAAGGAATTGTACCCGGAGGTGGTGCAAGTTTAATTCACTTATCTCCCAAAGTAGCCGAATTAAAAGATAGTCTTACTATCGAAGAAGAAAAAATCGGTGCAGACATTGTTCTCAGAGCCATTCAAGCTCCTCTAGCTCAAATTGCTAACAATGCAGGAGTAGAAGGTGCGGTTGTTATTGCCAAAGTTCAAGAATCCGAAGCCAACATCGGTTATAATGCCTTAACAGGAAAATATGAAGACTTAATCGCTTCTGGTATTATCGATCCTGCGAAAGTGGTTCGTACCTCCTTACAAAACGCCGCATCTATTGCCGGATTAGTATTAACTACCGAAGCCTTAGTAGTAGAAAAACCTGCTCCCGAACCTGCAATGCCCGATATGGGTGGCATGGGCGGAGGAATGCCCGGCATGGGTGGCATGGGAATGCCCGGTATGGGAATGATGTAA
- a CDS encoding UvrD-helicase domain-containing protein produces MTISILFSVRVWNKIRFLSPKERSRFLFKVRRITHNSIPHRQIRELDINSNLKIFRIRYNLNYRIIATLLRDNQDNSVIKIVDFISHDDLDRGKFPIDGAGEYSIEDIENLSREELQENIVQEHLWRDNSLSINYSYFTHQESDFFSFTINPESQTDPDLILSSQQYQIITEKPNLPTLLTGSAGSGKTSIALYLALHNAHTQKNDESSYQVLYVTYNRSLTNYAQNIIKRIYPEKLDNFINIYYQNLCQIFSEKHKLNIERFKPENKINLYRFINHFYQHQIQKINNLSPISLWEEIRHLLKGSLEAINLENNLITYEQYQELINHSTLRRDINYQQVYQLVINYQHWLESHEYWDELDYTHYLLKQIPEDYQGEYQEIYCDEIQDLTQIQVKFLLKLLVLNNDGYSLPKIFFTGDPAQIINPSGFSWNKIKNNIYQSYQNYYQINQINEQIKPKHLSINFRSYSGIVNLGSSIVNIIRENSNNQSELIKQKTWLESEIKPFILRENPEQIFQEKASFGLKNAIIVSDENEKERLASYFPQDSERILTIQEVKGLEFDEVLIWNFFTGFDSWQNRNNQAIRELNNFKYNCLYVCITRARNKLYFYDQQTTDFWNKPEIQNLVTQGNLDELETIFASYESLDKMREAAEEYVNEGSEKSYKIAIQIYERIKDEKEINRVKALLSELQEDWENAGQYWDKINDFVNAFRCWAKVNNNLWQKKWGYLAEEEWNLRGDYFYRENNFAMAIYCYQQSNNKEKEIDCLEKLNQWELAGDKLKEMGREIDAFHNYELANEYYQENKQLDKSAQMWTKLEEWKKASPLWESLQKWEKAGECWQKAEEFELSAMCWEKVKAWEKAEECWQKLENWGKVAICCQNQGKWRSSARNWLKIEDKNKAAYCYQQANDLDKAIELWQELESWHQVAIAFELEQRYSEAAKIWAKVNPLQQKALCHEKCEEWEDAEKCWRELGNWYQVALMCEKQDKWLEAIKIWRKLRKTDLESKAIERVREIKKTAQYYERIENWQEAEKYWRIVDNKLKIAICLYKQATNWQEIAEIYQSLQQWESAGKAWQKINEWEKAAECYEKGSCWQLAEDCWRGLNNTKKLAYCLGKQGKWYEAGEECLKIDDIQKALICYKKINHLSKMEECYRKLEEWENVANVCEKQEKWTEAAKIWIKMPQYEKAGECYEKSHQWEYAKECWKHIGNDKRALYCLEKSIDNLK; encoded by the coding sequence GTGACTATATCAATTTTATTTTCCGTTCGAGTTTGGAATAAGATTAGATTTTTAAGCCCCAAAGAGCGCAGTCGTTTTTTATTTAAAGTAAGAAGAATTACTCATAATAGTATTCCCCACCGTCAAATTAGGGAATTAGATATTAATAGTAATCTAAAAATTTTTCGTATTAGATATAATTTAAACTATCGAATTATTGCAACTTTATTAAGAGATAATCAAGATAATTCTGTTATTAAAATCGTTGATTTTATCTCCCATGATGATTTGGATAGAGGTAAGTTTCCTATAGATGGTGCTGGAGAATATAGCATAGAAGATATTGAAAATTTAAGCCGTGAAGAATTACAGGAAAATATTGTACAAGAACATCTTTGGCGTGATAATAGTTTAAGTATTAATTATAGTTATTTCACTCATCAAGAAAGTGATTTTTTCTCTTTTACAATTAACCCTGAAAGTCAAACAGATCCAGACTTAATTTTATCATCTCAACAGTATCAAATCATTACAGAAAAGCCTAATTTACCTACTTTATTAACAGGCAGTGCCGGAAGTGGAAAAACTTCGATCGCACTTTATTTAGCTCTTCATAATGCCCATACTCAAAAAAATGATGAATCGTCTTATCAAGTTTTATATGTCACTTATAATCGCTCATTAACTAACTATGCACAGAATATAATTAAGCGCATTTATCCTGAAAAATTAGATAATTTTATTAATATATATTATCAGAATTTATGTCAAATTTTTAGTGAAAAACATAAATTAAATATTGAGAGATTTAAGCCTGAAAATAAAATTAACTTGTATCGTTTTATTAATCATTTTTATCAACACCAAATTCAGAAAATAAATAACCTTAGTCCAATATCTTTATGGGAAGAAATTAGACATTTATTAAAAGGCTCATTAGAAGCAATTAATTTAGAAAATAATCTCATTACTTATGAACAATATCAAGAATTAATTAATCATAGTACTTTAAGAAGAGATATAAACTATCAACAAGTTTATCAGCTAGTTATAAACTATCAGCACTGGTTAGAATCTCATGAATATTGGGATGAATTAGATTATACTCACTACCTATTAAAACAAATACCAGAAGATTATCAAGGGGAATATCAAGAAATTTATTGCGATGAAATTCAAGATTTGACTCAAATTCAAGTTAAATTTTTACTAAAATTATTAGTCTTAAATAATGATGGTTATAGCTTACCAAAAATATTTTTTACAGGCGATCCAGCCCAAATAATTAACCCTAGTGGTTTTAGTTGGAATAAAATAAAAAATAATATTTATCAATCATATCAAAATTATTATCAAATCAATCAAATTAACGAACAAATTAAGCCTAAGCACCTAAGTATTAATTTTCGTTCCTATAGCGGTATCGTCAATTTAGGTTCAAGTATTGTTAATATAATCCGAGAAAATAGTAATAATCAATCGGAATTAATTAAACAAAAAACATGGCTAGAATCAGAAATAAAACCTTTTATTTTAAGAGAGAATCCTGAGCAAATTTTTCAAGAAAAAGCATCTTTTGGTCTTAAAAATGCCATTATTGTTAGTGATGAAAATGAAAAAGAAAGATTAGCCTCATATTTTCCTCAAGATAGTGAAAGAATTTTAACGATTCAAGAAGTAAAAGGCTTAGAATTTGATGAGGTTTTAATTTGGAACTTTTTTACTGGTTTTGACAGTTGGCAAAATCGCAATAATCAAGCCATTAGGGAGTTAAATAATTTTAAATATAACTGCTTATACGTTTGTATAACAAGGGCAAGAAATAAGTTATATTTTTATGATCAACAAACTACAGATTTTTGGAATAAACCAGAAATTCAAAATTTAGTTACTCAAGGTAATTTAGATGAGTTAGAAACTATTTTTGCGTCTTATGAAAGCCTAGATAAGATGAGAGAGGCGGCGGAAGAATACGTTAATGAGGGTAGCGAAAAAAGTTATAAAATTGCTATTCAAATTTATGAAAGAATAAAAGATGAAAAAGAAATAAATAGAGTGAAAGCCTTATTATCAGAGTTGCAAGAAGATTGGGAAAACGCAGGACAATACTGGGATAAAATTAATGATTTTGTTAATGCTTTTCGTTGCTGGGCAAAAGTAAATAATAATTTATGGCAGAAAAAATGGGGATATTTGGCTGAAGAAGAATGGAATTTGAGAGGAGATTATTTCTATCGAGAAAATAATTTTGCCATGGCTATTTATTGCTATCAGCAAAGTAATAATAAAGAAAAGGAAATTGATTGCTTAGAAAAGTTAAATCAATGGGAATTAGCTGGAGATAAATTAAAGGAAATGGGGAGAGAAATAGATGCTTTTCATAACTATGAATTAGCCAACGAATATTATCAAGAAAATAAACAATTAGATAAATCAGCACAAATGTGGACAAAATTAGAAGAATGGAAAAAAGCCTCTCCTCTTTGGGAAAGTTTGCAAAAATGGGAAAAAGCTGGTGAATGTTGGCAAAAAGCAGAAGAATTTGAGTTATCGGCGATGTGTTGGGAAAAAGTAAAGGCATGGGAAAAAGCTGAAGAATGTTGGCAAAAGTTAGAAAACTGGGGAAAAGTGGCTATCTGCTGTCAAAATCAAGGAAAATGGCGATCGAGTGCCAGAAATTGGCTTAAAATAGAAGATAAAAATAAAGCGGCTTACTGCTATCAACAGGCTAATGATTTAGATAAAGCAATAGAGTTATGGCAGGAATTGGAATCTTGGCACCAAGTTGCGATCGCATTTGAACTAGAACAAAGATACTCAGAAGCCGCAAAAATATGGGCAAAAGTCAACCCCCTTCAACAAAAAGCCTTATGTCATGAAAAATGTGAGGAGTGGGAAGACGCAGAAAAATGTTGGCGAGAGTTGGGTAACTGGTATCAGGTTGCCTTGATGTGTGAAAAACAAGATAAATGGCTAGAAGCAATAAAAATATGGAGAAAATTACGCAAAACAGATTTAGAAAGCAAAGCCATTGAGAGAGTCAGAGAAATCAAAAAAACAGCCCAATATTACGAAAGAATTGAAAATTGGCAAGAAGCAGAAAAATACTGGCGTATAGTCGATAACAAATTAAAAATAGCAATTTGTCTGTATAAACAAGCAACAAATTGGCAAGAAATAGCCGAAATTTATCAAAGTTTACAACAATGGGAATCGGCGGGGAAAGCATGGCAAAAAATCAATGAATGGGAAAAAGCCGCCGAATGTTATGAAAAAGGTAGCTGTTGGCAATTAGCAGAAGATTGCTGGAGAGGATTAAACAACACCAAAAAATTAGCCTACTGTTTAGGAAAGCAAGGTAAATGGTATGAAGCAGGAGAAGAATGCTTAAAAATTGACGATATTCAAAAAGCACTTATCTGCTATAAAAAGATTAATCATCTTAGCAAAATGGAAGAATGTTACAGAAAGCTAGAAGAATGGGAAAATGTAGCAAATGTTTGTGAAAAGCAAGAAAAATGGACAGAAGCCGCTAAGATATGGATAAAAATGCCTCAATATGAAAAAGCAGGTGAATGTTACGAAAAAAGCCATCAATGGGAATATGCAAAAGAATGTTGGAAACACATCGGCAATGATAAAAGGGCATTATATTGCTTAGAAAAATCTATAGATAATCTAAAGTAA